The DNA segment CCAGGAGGGCATCTCCCAGGAGAACGCGAAGAAGGTGGCGAAGCTCATCCGGGACGAGGGTCCCAAGGGTGTGAAGGCCCAGGTGCAGGGCGAGGAGCTCCGGGTCTCCTCAAAGAGCCGTGACGACCTTCAGGCCGTCATCTCCCTGCTCAAGGGCCAGGACTTCGACTTCGCCCTGCAGTTCGTGAACTACCGGTAGGCCGGGTCGGAGAACGAAGCCGCGTGCGCCTTGGGCGTCGCGTACGCATCTGTCCGCGTGCGGAGGGGTGGGTGCCGCTGGGTGCCCGCCCTTCTCGGCTGGCGACGGTGCCCGGGGCGGCCCCGGAATCGGGTCAGTCGCGCGAGTGGCCGAAGAGGAGGCGGTAGGCGATCAGGAGGACCAGGGAGCCGCCTATAGCGGCGGCCCAGGTGGCGCCGTCGTAGAAGTCCTTGGTGATCGGGTGGTCGAGCCAACGGGCCGATACCCAGCCGCCGATGAACGCTCCGGCGACACCGATCAGGGTCGTGCCGATGAGGCCGCCCGGATCGCGGCCCGGCAGCAGGAACTTCGCGATCGCTCCGGCCAACAGTCCCAGAATGATCCAGCTGATGATCGTCATGCTCTGATGCCTGCCCTTTCGTGCCGCGCCCTCACCTGCCGCGGCCTGTGATTCCGGTCCGGTCCCGGCGTTCATCCGGTCCTGGGGTGGAGGACGACGTGGGTACGCGTGCCGGTTGCCGCGATCAGTAGGGTGCGGCCTCATGACATCCCCTTCCGGTTCCGGACTGCGCCGCACACTCGGTGTGGGAGACGCCGTCGTCATCGGTCTCGGCTCCATGGTGGGGGCCGGGATCTTCGCCGCTCTGGCGCCCGCTGCGCACGCGGCCGGCTCCGGGCTGCTCCTCGGACTCGCAGTCGCCGCCGGGGTCGCCTACTGCAACGCCACGTCGTCGGCGCGCCTCGCCGCGCTGTATCCCGCCTCGGGCGGCACCTACGTCTACGGGCGGGCGCGGCTCGGCGAGTTCTGGGGGTACCTCGCGGGCTGGGCGTTCGTGGTCGGCAAGACCGCCTCCTGCGCGGCGATGGCACTCACCGTCGGCGCGTACCTCTGGCCGGGGCAGGCCCACGCCGTGGCGGTCGCCGCTGTCGTGGCGCTGACCGCGGTGAACTACGGCGGTGTGCAGAAGTCCGCGTGGCTGACGCGGGTGATCGTGGCCATGGTCCTTGCTGTCCTCGCCTCCGTGGTGGTCGTGTGCCTGACCTCGGGAGAGGTCGATGCCGGGCGCCTCTCCTTCGCGGCACCGGGCGGCGCGGGCGGTGTGCTTCAGGCTGCCGGTCTGCTGTTCTTCGCCTTCGCCGGGTACGCGCGGATCGCGACACTCGGCGAGGAGGTGCGGGATCCCGCGCGCACCATTCCGCGCGCGATCCCGCTGGCCCTGGGCATCGCGCTGGTCGTGTACGTGGCTGTCGCGGTCGCCGTCCTTTCGGTGTTGGGGGCACAGGAGCTGGGTGACTCGGGCGCACCGCTCACCGACGCGGTGCGGGCGGCCGGGGTTCCGGAACTGACACCGCTGGTACGGGCGGGGGCGGCCGCGGCCGCGCTGGGATCACTGCTCGCCCTGATCCTGGGTGTCTCGCGGACGACGCTCGCCATGGCCCGGGACCGGCATCTGCCGGGCTCCCTGGCTGCCGTCCACCCCCGGTTCCGGGTGCCGCACCGGGCGGAGCTGGCCGTGGGAGCGGTGGTCGCCGTCCTGGCCGCCACGGTGGACGTACGGGGCGCGATCGGGTTCTCCTCCTTCGGGGTGCTGGCGTACTACGCGGTGGCCAACGCGTCGGCCTGGACGCTTCGTCCGGGACCGGCGGCGCGGGTACTGCCGGCGGTCGGGCTCGCCGGGTGCCTGGTCCTGGCGTTCTCGCTGCCGGGAAGGTCCGTGGCCGTCGGCGCGGGGGTGCTGGCGGTGGGTGCTGCCGCTTACGGGGTACGACGGTGGAGGGCCGCCGGGCAGTAGAACCCCCAGGTCCGGGCTGCCCTGGGCCCTGCAGGGCAGCCCATGGGCTTGGCGGGGACAGGGACTTCGGGGTGGGGCTCGGCCTTCCGGGCCGCCCGGAACACGGTCGCCACCCGGAGTCGGAAATTGCTCACGCTCGGTCATAAATCCATGATGCAGGCCGCCTCCGACAGTCGGGGCGACCTGTGGACAACCTTCGTCGGCACGCGTGTACGAGCTGTGGAAAACCGGGTCGGGCTAGTGTCCTGAGTCTCAGAAGCACCGCATATTTAGGGTTTGGGGTTCGGTAGGCGGTTGAGGTAGCCGGCGAGGCGTTCGAAGATCTCGTCGGCGGACTTGGTCCAGGTGAACGGCTTGGGGTCTTCGTTCCAGTGGGCGATCCAGTCGCGGA comes from the Streptomyces sp. KMM 9044 genome and includes:
- a CDS encoding GlsB/YeaQ/YmgE family stress response membrane protein, which codes for MTIISWIILGLLAGAIAKFLLPGRDPGGLIGTTLIGVAGAFIGGWVSARWLDHPITKDFYDGATWAAAIGGSLVLLIAYRLLFGHSRD
- a CDS encoding APC family permease; this translates as MTSPSGSGLRRTLGVGDAVVIGLGSMVGAGIFAALAPAAHAAGSGLLLGLAVAAGVAYCNATSSARLAALYPASGGTYVYGRARLGEFWGYLAGWAFVVGKTASCAAMALTVGAYLWPGQAHAVAVAAVVALTAVNYGGVQKSAWLTRVIVAMVLAVLASVVVVCLTSGEVDAGRLSFAAPGGAGGVLQAAGLLFFAFAGYARIATLGEEVRDPARTIPRAIPLALGIALVVYVAVAVAVLSVLGAQELGDSGAPLTDAVRAAGVPELTPLVRAGAAAAALGSLLALILGVSRTTLAMARDRHLPGSLAAVHPRFRVPHRAELAVGAVVAVLAATVDVRGAIGFSSFGVLAYYAVANASAWTLRPGPAARVLPAVGLAGCLVLAFSLPGRSVAVGAGVLAVGAAAYGVRRWRAAGQ